One window of Anaeromyxobacter diazotrophicus genomic DNA carries:
- the traF gene encoding conjugative transfer signal peptidase TraF, translated as MTVVLRVVCVAVGALVLAVVAARELGFLWVASESVPPGLWRKVSEPIGRGSVVTFCPPDEPRFRAGREAGFLPSGFCPGRLPRLVKPVAAVAGDVVEIGHEGLRVNGRLLPNTRPIEVRPLELLRPYPPGRHVVHDGEIWLVSTYHRLSWDSRYYGPVRVTDLESAVRPVWSYR; from the coding sequence ATGACGGTCGTTCTTCGGGTCGTCTGCGTCGCGGTCGGCGCCCTCGTCCTCGCCGTTGTCGCTGCCCGTGAACTCGGCTTCCTCTGGGTGGCGAGCGAGTCGGTTCCGCCCGGACTGTGGCGGAAGGTAAGCGAGCCGATCGGGCGCGGTTCGGTGGTGACCTTCTGCCCGCCGGATGAGCCGCGGTTCAGGGCCGGGCGGGAGGCCGGCTTCCTACCTTCGGGGTTTTGCCCCGGCCGGCTGCCTCGCCTCGTCAAGCCGGTGGCGGCGGTGGCGGGTGACGTCGTCGAGATCGGACACGAGGGGTTACGGGTCAACGGCCGCCTCCTCCCGAACACGCGCCCGATCGAAGTTCGCCCCCTCGAGCTGCTGCGGCCGTATCCGCCGGGGCGACACGTCGTGCACGACGGGGAGATCTGGCTCGTGTCCACCTACCACCGGCTGAGCTGGGACAGCCGCTACTACGGTCCCGTCCGAGTGACGGACCTCGAGTCCGCCGTGCGGCCGGTCTGGAGCTACAGGTGA
- a CDS encoding type IV secretory system conjugative DNA transfer family protein, whose product MTPRSRHPRALVVATVGLFACIMAVLAASAAITAYVAHRFRYHPALGRPWFGHVYAPWGWVSWAFDHDRAAPKLFASVQVVFVAFVLLAGLAHALFYGLSVRSTARHAGRHGTAHFASRREIEATGLLAPCRGPRAGVYVGAWREEDGTLRYLRHDGPEHIVAIAPTRSGKGVGLVVPTLLSWPGSVIAHDLKGELWELTAGWRSRGGGNVVVKFDPAAPSGSSAFNPLEEIRLGSLHEVADVQNLVTILVDPDGKGLVDHWAKTAHALLTGVVLHLAFQARASGRPATLADLALALSDPEEPVDRLYQAMLANEHLEGGAQHPVIAAAARDMLNRPAEERGSVLSSAMSYLSIYRDPLVARNTSHSDFRIADLMDHERPVSLYLVVRPADKDRLRPLMRLVVNQIVRVLVREGLRFEGGEPVPPHKHRMLLMLDEFPSFGRLEVFQEALAYLGGYGIKAYIVMQDLAQLWGAYGREESIISNCHVRIAYAPNKLDTAEWLSRMTGTATVVTEDFNMSGQRFAALLGHVSRTVHESKRPLLTPDECMRLRAAVKDPAGRITDPGEVLVFVAGHSPIAATQILYFRDPVFERRARMPAPSSGIIRPAPFVLSGAAREETRT is encoded by the coding sequence GTGACACCGAGGAGCCGGCACCCGAGAGCACTCGTCGTCGCGACGGTCGGGCTGTTCGCCTGCATCATGGCCGTGCTCGCCGCGAGCGCGGCGATCACGGCGTACGTCGCGCATCGGTTCCGTTACCATCCGGCGCTGGGGAGACCCTGGTTCGGCCACGTGTACGCGCCGTGGGGATGGGTCTCGTGGGCGTTCGACCACGACCGTGCGGCCCCGAAGCTCTTTGCGTCCGTCCAGGTCGTCTTCGTCGCCTTCGTCCTGCTGGCGGGGCTCGCGCATGCGCTCTTCTACGGCCTCTCGGTGCGCAGCACGGCCCGGCACGCCGGCCGCCACGGGACGGCGCACTTCGCCTCGCGACGGGAGATCGAGGCGACTGGCCTCCTCGCGCCGTGTCGCGGGCCCAGAGCCGGCGTGTACGTCGGCGCCTGGAGAGAAGAGGACGGCACCCTCAGGTACCTGAGGCACGACGGGCCCGAGCACATCGTCGCCATCGCCCCGACCCGGAGCGGAAAGGGGGTCGGGCTCGTCGTGCCAACGCTCCTCTCCTGGCCGGGCTCGGTCATCGCCCACGACCTCAAGGGCGAGCTGTGGGAGCTCACCGCAGGCTGGCGGTCGCGCGGCGGCGGGAACGTGGTCGTGAAGTTCGACCCGGCGGCTCCGAGCGGCAGCAGCGCCTTCAATCCACTCGAGGAGATCCGGCTCGGCAGCCTGCACGAGGTCGCCGACGTCCAGAACCTCGTCACCATCCTCGTAGACCCCGACGGCAAGGGCCTCGTCGATCACTGGGCGAAGACGGCCCACGCCCTCCTCACGGGCGTCGTCCTTCACCTCGCCTTTCAAGCGCGAGCGAGCGGCCGGCCAGCGACCCTCGCCGACCTCGCGCTCGCACTCTCGGATCCCGAGGAGCCGGTGGACCGCCTCTACCAGGCGATGCTCGCGAACGAGCATCTCGAGGGCGGCGCGCAGCACCCGGTCATCGCGGCCGCGGCACGCGACATGCTGAACCGCCCCGCCGAGGAGCGCGGGAGCGTGCTGTCCTCGGCCATGTCGTACCTGTCCATCTACCGGGACCCGCTCGTCGCCCGGAACACGAGCCACAGCGACTTTCGCATCGCGGACCTCATGGACCATGAGAGACCGGTGTCGCTCTACCTGGTGGTCCGCCCGGCCGACAAGGACCGGCTGCGGCCGCTCATGCGCCTCGTCGTGAACCAGATCGTCCGGGTACTGGTGCGCGAGGGGCTCCGCTTCGAGGGAGGCGAGCCCGTCCCGCCGCACAAGCACCGCATGCTCCTCATGCTCGACGAGTTCCCTTCGTTTGGGAGGCTCGAGGTCTTCCAGGAGGCCCTCGCCTATCTCGGTGGCTACGGCATCAAGGCGTACATCGTGATGCAGGACCTCGCGCAGCTCTGGGGCGCGTACGGGCGCGAGGAGTCGATCATCTCGAACTGCCACGTCCGTATCGCCTACGCGCCGAACAAGCTCGACACCGCCGAGTGGCTCTCGCGCATGACGGGAACCGCGACGGTGGTGACGGAGGACTTCAACATGTCGGGGCAGCGGTTTGCTGCTCTCCTCGGCCACGTCTCGCGGACGGTCCACGAGTCGAAGCGGCCCCTCCTCACACCGGACGAGTGCATGCGCCTGCGAGCAGCGGTGAAAGATCCGGCGGGGCGCATCACGGACCCCGGCGAGGTCCTCGTCTTCGTGGCCGGACACAGTCCGATCGCGGCTACCCAGATCCTGTACTTCCGAGACCCGGTGTTCGAGCGCCGGGCGCGGATGCCGGCCCCGTCGAGCGGGATCATCCGCCCAGCGCCGTTCGTCCTGTCCGGTGCCGCGCGGGAAGAGACGCGGACATGA